A window of Mucilaginibacter sp. PAMC 26640 contains these coding sequences:
- a CDS encoding glycosyl transferase family 2, translating to MMPMPKVAVVILNWNGLKFLKQFLPSILASSYPNMQIIVGDNASTDESILFLQSKYPAVRLIKNKENYGFTGGYNRVLAQVEADYYVLLNSDVEVAPDWIEPVISLMESDDLIAAAGPKLRSFAQKNHFEYAGAAGGFIDRFGYPFCRGRIFDELEEDKGQYDMPGEIFWASGAALFIKKKYWDAAGGFDETFFAHMEEIDLCWRLKNMGFKVMYCPQSTVYHVGGGTLNAESPFKTYLNFRNNLLLLKNNLPAWKAFWVISIRFWMDLLALVKFLADGKSKNAWAISKAHQNFVRQLFSRKGGKSERRKDGKTESRKDEKREVVPEYRLSNLKARVLTGFYTRSIVWDFFVAKKKKFTDLPKDSFH from the coding sequence ATGATGCCAATGCCCAAAGTAGCCGTTGTGATATTAAACTGGAACGGCCTCAAATTTCTCAAACAGTTTCTGCCCTCCATTTTAGCATCGTCATATCCTAACATGCAGATCATTGTGGGCGATAACGCGTCTACAGATGAATCTATCCTATTTTTGCAATCGAAATATCCTGCTGTGCGGTTAATCAAAAACAAAGAGAATTATGGCTTTACAGGGGGCTATAATCGGGTTCTTGCACAGGTAGAGGCAGACTATTATGTTTTGCTAAACTCCGATGTGGAGGTTGCGCCCGATTGGATAGAGCCGGTAATTAGCCTGATGGAAAGCGATGACCTCATCGCAGCCGCCGGGCCTAAGCTAAGATCTTTTGCACAAAAAAACCACTTTGAATATGCCGGAGCTGCAGGTGGTTTTATTGATCGTTTTGGTTACCCATTTTGCCGCGGTCGTATTTTTGATGAGCTGGAAGAAGATAAAGGACAGTACGATATGCCTGGCGAGATCTTTTGGGCTTCGGGCGCGGCATTGTTTATAAAAAAGAAATATTGGGATGCTGCCGGTGGATTTGATGAAACCTTTTTTGCGCACATGGAGGAAATTGACCTCTGCTGGCGTTTAAAAAATATGGGGTTCAAAGTGATGTATTGCCCGCAATCCACCGTTTATCATGTTGGCGGTGGCACTTTAAATGCCGAAAGCCCATTTAAAACATATCTTAATTTTCGCAATAACCTGTTGTTGCTGAAAAATAACCTGCCTGCCTGGAAGGCATTCTGGGTGATCAGCATTCGTTTTTGGATGGACCTGTTAGCTCTGGTCAAATTCCTGGCAGATGGTAAAAGTAAAAATGCGTGGGCCATCAGCAAAGCGCATCAGAATTTTGTGAGGCAGTTGTTTAGTCGTAAAGGTGGAAAGTCCGAAAGACGGAAAGACGGTAAGACCGAAAGTCGGAAAGACGAAAAGAGGGAAGTCGTACCAGAATATCGCCTGTCAAATCTCAAAGCTAGGGTCTTAACCGGCTTTTATACCCGCAGTATCGTTTGGGATTTCTTTGTGGCCAAGAAAAAGAAATTCACCGACCTCCCAAAAGATAGTTTTCATTAG
- a CDS encoding lauroyl acyltransferase produces the protein MLKKAADGIGIFFWYLFSLLPFWFLYLVSDVLYLIIYYLLKYRRRVVTDNLRNAFPDKTDPERLKIEKLYYKYMADLLVETFKMISINEKELRKRMHLVNPEIVGHYFKQGKSIIAAAGHYGNWEMSALAFGMLTSNKTIIVYKPLSNPTFDAFLNKQRARFGSMLVTMKQTLRTMIALKDELTVSVLASDQTPVRHEITYFTTFLNQPTAVFLGIEKIAKMTDAAVVFYRIERVKRGYYTYELIPLIDHPKETAQYEITNTHVAYLDKQIKETPQYWLWSHRRWKYKPEDLNR, from the coding sequence ATGTTAAAAAAGGCGGCGGATGGTATAGGTATATTTTTTTGGTACCTGTTTTCCTTATTGCCTTTCTGGTTTCTCTACCTGGTTTCGGATGTTTTATACCTTATTATCTACTACCTGCTTAAATACAGACGGCGGGTTGTAACAGATAATCTCAGAAATGCTTTCCCTGATAAAACGGACCCCGAACGCCTGAAAATTGAAAAGCTCTATTATAAATATATGGCCGATCTGCTGGTTGAGACCTTCAAGATGATCAGTATAAACGAAAAAGAATTGCGGAAACGCATGCACCTGGTAAATCCTGAAATTGTTGGTCATTACTTTAAACAGGGTAAAAGCATAATTGCAGCTGCTGGTCATTATGGTAATTGGGAAATGTCGGCCCTGGCTTTTGGTATGCTCACCTCAAATAAAACCATTATTGTTTACAAGCCACTTTCCAACCCAACGTTTGACGCCTTTTTAAATAAGCAACGGGCGAGGTTTGGCTCCATGCTGGTGACCATGAAGCAAACCTTGCGAACGATGATTGCGCTAAAGGATGAACTTACCGTAAGCGTTTTGGCTTCAGACCAAACACCTGTAAGGCATGAAATCACTTATTTTACTACTTTTTTAAATCAGCCTACGGCGGTATTCTTAGGTATAGAAAAGATAGCGAAAATGACCGACGCCGCAGTTGTATTTTACCGGATAGAGCGGGTTAAAAGGGGTTATTATACTTACGAGCTTATCCCGCTGATTGATCATCCAAAAGAAACAGCGCAATATGAGATTACCAATACGCATGTAGCCTATCTGGATAAGCAAATTAAAGAAACACCTCAGTATTGGCTTTGGAGCCATAGACGCTGGAAATATAAGCCCGAGGATTTAAACCGATGA
- a CDS encoding magnesium and cobalt transport protein CorA, with protein MTNNGKRVKFKHRKHNNAVGARPGTINIPDDALKPKIVIYSFNDDDLQTREGSDMKTITEQFKTCSNHTHWIKINGIGDARLIEDIGTFMGVNLLVLEDIVNTHQRPKFDEYEGYVFGTSRIIYFNEENELVNCQFSGIVKDNIIISFEESYIDYFEPVTVRLKAGKGIIRTGGPGYIFYALTDTILDNYFVALSQIGDKIDSIEDKLYQSADKSIMFDAQQLKRTLIIIRRSCWPERDKINDMIRSENDLITKDVKIYLRDAYDHCIQAMDMVESYKEVTSSIIDLYLSMVSNRMNEIMKVLTIISVVFIPLTFIAGVYGMNFSREDAHGKIIPDNMPELYIQHGYVYALLLMFSIGAGLLFIFWKKGWFNKL; from the coding sequence ATGACTAATAACGGCAAACGCGTAAAGTTTAAACATCGTAAACATAATAATGCTGTTGGCGCCAGGCCGGGCACTATCAATATTCCAGACGATGCCTTAAAGCCCAAAATAGTCATCTACTCTTTTAACGATGATGACTTGCAAACCAGGGAAGGCTCTGATATGAAAACTATCACCGAGCAATTTAAAACCTGCAGCAACCATACGCACTGGATAAAAATAAACGGCATCGGCGATGCCCGGCTGATTGAAGATATCGGCACCTTTATGGGCGTCAACTTGCTGGTGTTGGAGGATATTGTAAATACCCACCAGCGCCCTAAATTTGATGAATACGAAGGATACGTATTTGGCACCAGCCGCATTATTTACTTTAACGAAGAGAACGAATTGGTGAATTGCCAGTTTAGCGGCATCGTTAAAGATAATATTATCATCAGTTTTGAGGAAAGCTATATAGATTATTTTGAGCCGGTAACGGTTAGGCTTAAAGCAGGCAAGGGCATTATCCGCACAGGCGGCCCGGGCTACATATTTTACGCACTTACCGATACTATTCTGGATAATTATTTCGTCGCCCTTTCCCAAATCGGGGATAAAATTGACAGTATAGAAGATAAACTTTATCAAAGTGCTGATAAAAGCATCATGTTTGATGCCCAGCAATTAAAACGCACGCTGATCATCATCCGCCGCTCCTGCTGGCCGGAGAGAGATAAGATCAATGATATGATCCGCAGTGAAAACGATCTGATCACCAAGGATGTAAAAATCTACTTGCGGGATGCGTACGACCATTGTATCCAGGCGATGGATATGGTAGAAAGCTACAAGGAGGTAACCAGCAGCATTATCGATCTTTATCTCAGCATGGTAAGTAACCGCATGAATGAGATCATGAAAGTGCTGACCATTATCTCGGTTGTCTTTATCCCGCTGACGTTCATTGCAGGTGTTTACGGCATGAATTTTAGCCGCGAAGATGCACATGGGAAAATAATCCCCGACAATATGCCTGAGCTATACATACAGCATGGGTACGTGTATGCGCTTTTGCTAATGTTTAGCATCGGCGCGGGCCTGCTTTTTATTTTCTGGAAAAAAGGCTGGTTCAACAAGCTATAA
- a CDS encoding ammonium transporter, whose amino-acid sequence MKSNSTKISLLDSFRQLSREKWQLGATIFVGKMVGLFLVIMAMMIVPNFFGTPAHAAEVYTAHETTMMNTINTVWTLVAAFLVFGMQAGFVMLEAGFARKRETVNVLMECIFDTCLCGILFYAIGYAFMFGQGNGFIGWGGADGKTWFFLQNLPDTYLAYGVPVIAHWIFQFAFADTCSTIVSGAMIGRTSFRGDILYSIGITGFIYPIIGHWAWGPDGFLATMGTSGVFAKVLGQPFRDFAGSTVVHTIGGVASLAGAIVLGPRLGRIFARDDKAKGGLPAGHNLLVAAVGGFILWFGWYGFNPGSTLNAMDMQGIGRVATNTTLAACAGGFTAMLAALWWGPTKGKFDLAFTVNGFLAGLVAITCPCYWVSPFGSIMLGGVAGFIVVGGIYLVEWFRIDDPVGAFSVHGLNGIWGTLSLGLFASGQFGATTPTGADNTAPVTGLFYGGGGSVLASQAMGSFVITASVFIVTFAMMYIINKLPNPWRLRVEEHGELGLGGLDVFDHGFEVYPLQDDEVSLSDLMDKGVKEPA is encoded by the coding sequence ATGAAGAGTAATTCTACAAAAATCAGCCTGCTGGACTCCTTCCGGCAGCTATCCCGGGAGAAATGGCAGCTCGGCGCCACTATTTTCGTGGGCAAAATGGTTGGCCTGTTTTTAGTCATAATGGCCATGATGATTGTTCCGAACTTTTTTGGAACGCCTGCCCATGCAGCTGAAGTTTACACGGCTCATGAAACAACCATGATGAACACCATCAATACAGTTTGGACACTAGTAGCGGCTTTTCTTGTATTTGGTATGCAGGCCGGCTTTGTGATGCTCGAGGCCGGTTTCGCCCGCAAAAGGGAGACGGTTAACGTGTTGATGGAATGTATATTCGATACCTGCCTTTGCGGTATCTTGTTTTATGCAATCGGTTATGCATTTATGTTCGGACAGGGCAACGGCTTTATTGGCTGGGGTGGTGCCGACGGTAAAACCTGGTTCTTTTTACAAAATTTGCCCGATACTTATTTGGCTTACGGCGTACCGGTTATTGCACATTGGATCTTCCAGTTTGCATTTGCCGACACCTGTTCAACCATTGTTTCAGGCGCTATGATAGGCCGCACAAGTTTCCGTGGCGATATTCTTTATTCTATCGGTATCACCGGTTTTATTTATCCAATCATTGGCCACTGGGCATGGGGCCCGGACGGTTTTCTTGCTACTATGGGGACTTCCGGCGTGTTTGCAAAAGTATTGGGCCAACCATTCCGCGACTTTGCAGGATCTACTGTAGTGCATACTATAGGTGGTGTTGCATCATTGGCTGGTGCAATAGTTTTGGGACCACGCCTGGGCCGCATATTCGCTCGCGACGATAAAGCTAAAGGCGGATTACCAGCCGGACATAACTTATTGGTTGCTGCAGTGGGTGGGTTTATCCTATGGTTTGGCTGGTATGGTTTTAATCCCGGCAGTACACTAAATGCAATGGATATGCAGGGTATTGGCCGTGTGGCTACCAACACTACTTTGGCAGCTTGCGCCGGCGGGTTTACCGCAATGCTTGCCGCTTTATGGTGGGGCCCAACAAAAGGTAAATTCGATTTAGCCTTTACTGTTAATGGTTTCCTAGCCGGCTTAGTTGCTATAACCTGCCCGTGTTACTGGGTTAGCCCTTTCGGTTCTATTATGCTTGGCGGTGTAGCCGGGTTCATCGTAGTAGGTGGTATTTATCTGGTTGAATGGTTCCGTATAGACGATCCGGTGGGTGCCTTTTCTGTACACGGTTTAAACGGTATCTGGGGTACATTATCACTGGGTTTATTTGCTTCCGGACAATTTGGTGCTACTACACCAACGGGCGCTGATAATACTGCACCGGTTACCGGTTTATTCTACGGCGGCGGCGGTTCTGTTTTAGCATCGCAGGCAATGGGTAGTTTCGTAATTACCGCATCGGTATTTATTGTAACGTTTGCTATGATGTATATCATCAACAAATTACCAAACCCTTGGAGACTTCGTGTTGAAGAGCATGGTGAGCTTGGCTTAGGAGGCCTTGATGTATTTGATCATGGCTTCGAGGTATATCCGTTACAGGATGATGAAGTTAGCTTGAGCGATTTAATGGATAAAGGCGTTAAAGAGCCTGCATAA
- a CDS encoding ABC transporter ATP-binding protein yields the protein MARTRNAIPTENITFKQRLSALSNLPQLFKLVWESSPAKTTLTFILRIIRSAMPVALLYVGKLIIDQVVLLNGHPLGADQHYLWKLVAIEFGLAVITDGLNRMISLVDGLLGDLFSNHTSIRIMQHAGTLDLDQFEDSVFYDKLERARQQTVGRSILLSQVMSQVQDFISIGFLLAGLIAFNPWLIVLLVIAIIPAFLGESYFNSQNYALTRSQTPERRELDYLRYLGASDETAKEVKIFDLSGFIIERFSKLSRKFYTDNSKLALRRSGWGTFFSILGSIGYYTAYGYIIYETVTGKTSVGSLTFLAGSFRQLSTLMEEMLSRFTTVSQGAIYLNDFIEFFQIKPKITIPAKPRPFPDPILHGFTFEDVGFQYHNSDRWANRHLNFTLHPAEKLALVGENGAGKTTLVKLLARLYDPTEGRILLDGIDLKEYDIEALRLNMGIIFQDYIRYQMTLSQNIAVGNIKEINNDRLIEKAAQESLADALADKLPGHYQQWLGRRFNEGIELSGGEWQKVALARAYMKDAQVLILDEPTAALDARAEYEVFQRFAELTKGKSAVLISHRFSTARMADRILVLDKGTILETGTHQELLAANGRYAELFKLQAMGYQ from the coding sequence ATGGCAAGAACAAGAAACGCTATACCCACAGAAAATATTACCTTTAAACAACGCCTGTCTGCGTTAAGCAATCTACCCCAGCTTTTCAAATTGGTTTGGGAAAGCAGTCCGGCTAAAACTACCCTGACATTCATCCTCCGCATCATTCGCTCGGCTATGCCTGTTGCGCTGCTTTATGTCGGCAAGTTGATTATAGACCAGGTGGTGCTGCTCAATGGCCATCCGTTGGGTGCCGACCAGCATTACCTTTGGAAATTGGTTGCGATTGAATTTGGGCTTGCAGTAATAACAGACGGCCTGAACCGGATGATTAGCCTGGTAGACGGGCTTTTAGGTGACCTATTCTCCAATCATACGTCCATCCGTATCATGCAGCACGCGGGTACGCTGGATCTCGATCAATTTGAAGATTCGGTATTTTATGATAAACTGGAACGCGCCAGGCAGCAAACCGTAGGCCGGTCAATTTTATTATCCCAAGTAATGAGCCAGGTGCAGGATTTTATCTCAATCGGGTTTTTACTTGCCGGCCTTATTGCTTTCAATCCCTGGCTTATCGTTTTATTAGTAATAGCAATTATCCCAGCCTTTTTAGGCGAATCATATTTTAACAGCCAAAACTACGCACTTACCCGCAGCCAAACCCCCGAAAGGCGTGAACTGGATTATCTGCGATATCTTGGCGCCAGTGATGAAACCGCCAAAGAAGTAAAGATCTTTGATCTATCGGGTTTTATTATTGAGCGGTTTAGTAAACTATCACGTAAGTTTTATACCGATAACAGCAAGTTGGCCTTACGCAGATCCGGGTGGGGAACTTTTTTTTCCATATTGGGGAGCATCGGTTATTATACAGCATATGGATACATTATTTATGAAACCGTTACCGGTAAAACATCGGTTGGAAGCCTTACATTTTTAGCGGGCTCTTTTCGCCAGCTAAGTACGTTAATGGAAGAAATGCTGAGCCGCTTTACCACCGTTTCTCAGGGCGCCATTTACCTGAATGATTTCATCGAATTTTTCCAGATCAAACCCAAAATCACGATACCGGCCAAACCACGCCCCTTCCCCGATCCTATTTTGCATGGCTTTACCTTTGAAGACGTAGGCTTTCAATATCACAATTCAGACCGCTGGGCCAACAGGCATCTCAACTTCACGCTCCATCCAGCGGAAAAGCTGGCATTGGTTGGAGAAAACGGAGCTGGTAAAACCACGCTGGTGAAACTATTAGCCCGCCTTTATGACCCTACAGAAGGCCGTATACTTTTGGATGGCATTGATTTAAAAGAATATGATATTGAGGCTTTAAGGTTAAATATGGGTATCATTTTCCAGGACTATATCCGCTACCAAATGACCCTATCGCAAAATATTGCTGTGGGTAATATAAAGGAGATCAATAATGACCGACTTATAGAGAAAGCAGCGCAGGAGAGTTTAGCCGATGCATTGGCCGATAAATTACCGGGACATTACCAGCAATGGCTTGGAAGGCGCTTTAACGAAGGCATTGAACTATCCGGCGGCGAATGGCAAAAAGTAGCGCTGGCCAGGGCCTATATGAAAGACGCACAAGTTTTGATCCTGGATGAACCAACTGCAGCTTTGGACGCCCGCGCGGAGTATGAAGTTTTTCAGCGCTTTGCCGAATTAACTAAGGGAAAATCAGCGGTGCTTATATCACACCGGTTTTCCACAGCACGTATGGCCGATAGGATTTTGGTATTGGACAAAGGTACAATCCTGGAAACGGGCACACACCAGGAATTATTGGCAGCTAATGGCCGTTACGCTGAACTATTTAAACTGCAGGCAATGGGATATCAATAA
- a CDS encoding cold-shock protein, with protein MSKEGTVKFFNVTKGFGFISQTDNRSDVFVHSTGLIDTIRENDSVTFDVEEGKKGLTAVNVKVV; from the coding sequence ATGTCAAAAGAAGGAACTGTAAAGTTTTTCAACGTTACAAAAGGATTCGGGTTCATTTCACAAACTGATAACAGAAGCGATGTTTTTGTACACTCAACTGGTCTTATCGATACTATTCGTGAAAACGATAGCGTAACTTTCGATGTAGAAGAAGGCAAAAAAGGCCTTACCGCGGTAAATGTAAAAGTAGTTTAA
- a CDS encoding MFS transporter → MTRPVQSIYTFQFGLVCLSSLLFSASYNMLIPELPAYLSSMGGGEHKGLIVALFTLTAGISRPFSGRLTDRLGRVPVMAVGSIVCFICGFLYPVLGTVAGFLFLRLLHGFSTGFKPTATAAYVADLVPRERWGEALGMHGLCFITGMAVGPAIGSSIRMSHSLNTLFYTSSFFALMSIVLLMNMKETLKVREKLNLDMFKISRKDIIAIEVLPAAIVTLLSYVSYGAILTLIPDWSHHLGIGNKGLFFMVFTIASLVIRFVAGKISDQYGRLVIIKTGLVILGAALLTVAFASTVTGLLFGSVIYGVAQGILSPALNAWTIDMSQPSHRGKAVATMYISLEAGIGLGALVAGWFYQDVIGKVPYIIYGTAAVSAVALAYMFLRKEPVRKTEAVEPEPVI, encoded by the coding sequence ATGACCCGTCCCGTACAATCTATATACACTTTCCAATTTGGCTTGGTTTGCCTTAGTTCATTGTTATTTTCCGCAAGTTATAATATGCTCATACCAGAGTTGCCGGCGTACTTAAGCAGTATGGGGGGCGGCGAACATAAAGGTTTAATAGTTGCCTTATTTACACTTACAGCGGGTATTTCGCGTCCTTTCAGTGGCAGGCTTACTGACAGGTTAGGCCGTGTGCCCGTTATGGCAGTAGGGTCCATCGTGTGCTTTATTTGTGGTTTTTTATACCCGGTTTTGGGTACGGTAGCAGGCTTCTTATTCTTGAGATTGCTACATGGCTTTTCAACGGGATTTAAGCCTACGGCCACCGCTGCTTACGTAGCAGATTTGGTACCCCGTGAACGATGGGGAGAAGCCTTGGGCATGCATGGGCTTTGCTTTATTACCGGCATGGCGGTTGGGCCGGCCATAGGCAGTTCTATCCGCATGTCGCATTCGCTAAACACACTTTTTTACACTTCATCATTTTTTGCGCTGATGTCAATCGTCCTACTCATGAACATGAAGGAAACTTTGAAAGTTAGGGAAAAGCTTAATCTCGATATGTTCAAGATCTCCCGAAAAGACATCATTGCCATAGAGGTACTGCCTGCGGCTATCGTTACCTTATTATCTTATGTTTCTTATGGAGCGATTTTGACACTGATTCCGGATTGGAGTCACCATTTAGGGATCGGTAACAAAGGATTGTTCTTTATGGTTTTTACTATTGCATCGCTGGTGATTCGATTTGTTGCGGGCAAAATATCAGACCAATATGGACGACTGGTAATTATAAAGACAGGCTTGGTCATACTCGGCGCAGCGTTGTTAACTGTAGCTTTTGCAAGTACGGTTACCGGTCTGCTATTTGGCTCCGTTATTTATGGCGTGGCGCAGGGCATTCTGTCCCCTGCCCTTAATGCCTGGACAATTGATATGAGCCAGCCAAGCCATCGTGGAAAGGCTGTTGCCACTATGTATATATCGCTGGAGGCTGGCATTGGGCTCGGCGCCTTAGTAGCAGGCTGGTTTTACCAGGATGTTATTGGCAAGGTGCCATATATTATATATGGCACCGCGGCAGTTAGCGCTGTGGCTCTTGCATACATGTTTTTGCGCAAAGAACCTGTTAGAAAAACTGAGGCTGTTGAACCGGAGCCTGTAATATGA
- a CDS encoding biotin synthase BioB (catalyzes the formation of biotin from dethiobiotin), whose protein sequence is MTEVRNNWTQEEIAEIYHSPLLDLVYRAASIHRENKDYSEVQISSLISIKTGGCPEDCAYCPQAARYNTGVDVHAIMPKEEVIAVAQKAKNGGASRLCMGAAWREVRDNRDFDKVIDMVKAVNAMDMEVCCTLGMLTESQAQRLADAGLYAYNHNLDTSEEDYKRIITTRTYDDRLQTLDHVRKAKISVCSGGIIGLGETVADRISMLKTLSNLPKHPESVPINALVPVKGTPLADQPRVSVWEMVRMIATARIVMPKTVVRLSAGRTEMSTLEQAFCFMAGANSIFAGEKLLTTPNPSFDDDMAMFELLGLKPRKAFKNGRPNVPQELKEMSINEVI, encoded by the coding sequence ATGACCGAAGTAAGAAATAACTGGACTCAGGAAGAAATAGCCGAAATATATCATTCACCATTACTAGATCTTGTTTATAGGGCAGCAAGTATCCACCGGGAAAACAAGGACTATTCCGAAGTGCAGATCAGTTCTTTAATATCTATTAAAACTGGTGGCTGCCCCGAGGATTGCGCGTATTGCCCGCAGGCCGCGCGCTACAACACCGGAGTTGACGTGCATGCTATTATGCCAAAAGAAGAAGTAATAGCCGTTGCCCAAAAAGCAAAGAATGGCGGTGCGAGCAGGCTTTGTATGGGTGCCGCATGGCGAGAGGTACGTGATAACCGTGATTTTGACAAGGTGATTGATATGGTGAAAGCCGTAAACGCTATGGATATGGAGGTTTGCTGCACGCTGGGTATGCTTACCGAATCACAGGCGCAGCGACTTGCAGATGCCGGTTTATATGCCTACAACCACAATTTAGATACATCTGAAGAAGATTATAAGCGCATTATTACTACCCGTACTTATGATGATCGCTTACAAACGCTGGATCATGTGCGCAAAGCCAAAATTTCCGTTTGCAGCGGTGGCATAATTGGCTTGGGTGAAACCGTTGCCGACAGGATTTCAATGTTGAAAACACTTTCAAATTTACCTAAGCATCCGGAATCAGTACCGATTAATGCGCTGGTACCTGTAAAAGGCACTCCGTTGGCTGATCAGCCGCGGGTTTCTGTTTGGGAAATGGTAAGAATGATTGCTACCGCACGTATCGTGATGCCTAAAACCGTAGTAAGACTTTCAGCGGGCCGTACGGAGATGAGCACGCTGGAGCAGGCATTTTGCTTTATGGCTGGTGCTAACTCTATTTTTGCGGGGGAGAAGCTATTGACAACTCCTAATCCTTCTTTCGATGATGATATGGCGATGTTCGAGCTTTTAGGTCTAAAACCACGTAAAGCATTTAAAAATGGCCGCCCTAATGTTCCTCAGGAGCTAAAAGAGATGAGCATCAATGAGGTAATTTAG
- a CDS encoding magnesium transporter translates to MQSFEIDKSDLLRIKTALEGNDADLELVLKEYHASEIAILFEKLPQEAKARIINVLPADLASEVLSEMTEESHPEELLLNLHPGKRSDIIEELDYDDATDIISQLEEHEQHEILQDIDQEDATNIRALLKYDEDTAGGLMNSEIIKVNISLDKKDALDEIIRQSEEMEEFYTIYVVDDADILQGILSIKSIIKAPSYARVRDLVIKDFVYVKAELDQEDVAGLISQYNLTTIPVVDDNMRLLGRVTVDDIIDVMEQENTEDILKISGVSEDEELSGNWKDAVKSRLPWLIINLGTAFLAAAVIRQFTYVEEELPIIVAYVTIIGGMGGNAATQALAVTVRRISLTDLSDAQAYKTVVKEFLVGMINGAFNGVIVLLFAVFYDKNPMLGVVLFLAMTGNLIVAGLTGAGIPLILKRVGIDPAVASSIIITTFTDCIGFLLPLWLASKFLLN, encoded by the coding sequence ATGCAGTCTTTTGAAATAGATAAATCGGACCTGTTACGCATTAAAACCGCGCTGGAAGGGAATGATGCTGATTTAGAGCTTGTTCTGAAAGAGTATCATGCATCTGAGATAGCGATCTTATTTGAGAAGTTGCCTCAAGAAGCTAAAGCACGAATTATCAATGTGCTGCCAGCGGATTTGGCCTCAGAAGTTCTGTCGGAAATGACAGAAGAATCGCACCCGGAAGAGTTGTTGCTGAATTTGCATCCCGGCAAACGATCGGATATTATCGAGGAGCTGGATTATGATGATGCCACCGATATCATTTCGCAGCTTGAGGAGCATGAGCAGCACGAGATTTTACAGGACATCGACCAGGAAGATGCTACGAACATCCGTGCGCTTTTAAAGTATGACGAAGATACCGCGGGTGGTTTAATGAACTCGGAGATCATCAAGGTGAACATCAGCCTTGATAAAAAAGATGCGCTGGACGAGATCATCCGCCAATCTGAAGAGATGGAGGAGTTTTATACCATCTATGTGGTAGATGACGCCGATATTTTACAGGGAATTCTTTCCATTAAATCAATCATTAAAGCACCCTCTTATGCCCGTGTACGTGACTTAGTAATAAAAGATTTTGTTTACGTAAAAGCCGAGCTTGATCAGGAAGATGTTGCCGGGTTGATATCCCAATATAATCTTACTACCATTCCCGTGGTAGATGATAATATGAGGTTACTCGGCCGTGTAACGGTAGATGATATCATCGACGTGATGGAGCAGGAAAACACCGAAGACATCTTAAAGATCTCCGGGGTTTCAGAGGATGAAGAACTAAGCGGTAATTGGAAAGATGCGGTAAAGAGTCGCCTGCCATGGCTCATCATAAACCTGGGTACTGCTTTTTTAGCAGCTGCGGTTATCAGGCAATTTACTTATGTTGAAGAAGAGTTGCCTATTATTGTGGCTTACGTTACCATAATTGGAGGCATGGGTGGTAATGCTGCGACACAAGCATTAGCTGTAACGGTCAGGCGTATCTCACTTACAGATTTGTCTGATGCGCAGGCTTACAAAACGGTTGTAAAAGAGTTTTTAGTAGGGATGATCAATGGCGCTTTCAACGGAGTTATTGTGTTGTTGTTCGCAGTGTTTTATGATAAGAACCCGATGTTGGGCGTAGTATTGTTTTTGGCCATGACTGGAAATCTGATTGTAGCCGGGTTAACGGGAGCAGGCATTCCACTAATTTTAAAAAGAGTTGGGATAGATCCGGCTGTGGCTTCATCTATCATTATTACAACCTTTACCGATTGCATCGGTTTTTTACTGCCGCTATGGCTGGCCAGCAAATTCTTATTGAATTGA